The following proteins are encoded in a genomic region of Reichenbachiella sp.:
- the modA gene encoding molybdate ABC transporter substrate-binding protein has translation MTKASFFFLLLAIISCSSKQESKVTLAVAANMQHAMESLINEFESTYNIKVEASSSSSGILTTQIRQGAPFDIFLSADLNHPNLLYAEGLASSPEVYAKGKLILWTVKNDITLDLGINSLLDSGIKKIALANAETAPYGFAAAQSLEVSGLKERLNTKLIIGESISQVNQYIQSENVDIGFTSQSVLYSTYLSYPGTWIPVPDTLYSPIRQGIVLLNHGKKENLSNSKQFYKFMFSERAKEILSNYGYNVSQ, from the coding sequence ATGACCAAGGCTTCCTTTTTTTTCTTATTGCTGGCTATTATCTCCTGTTCATCTAAACAGGAATCAAAAGTAACCCTTGCGGTAGCGGCTAATATGCAACACGCTATGGAAAGTCTGATTAATGAATTTGAGTCAACCTATAATATCAAAGTAGAAGCATCTAGTAGTTCTTCAGGTATTTTGACCACTCAAATAAGACAAGGAGCTCCTTTCGACATTTTCTTATCAGCGGATCTTAATCATCCGAATTTGCTCTATGCTGAAGGCCTTGCTTCATCACCTGAAGTGTATGCAAAAGGAAAGTTGATCCTCTGGACAGTCAAAAACGATATTACGCTTGATTTAGGAATCAATTCTTTACTTGATTCAGGTATAAAGAAAATTGCTCTTGCAAATGCAGAAACTGCTCCATATGGTTTTGCAGCAGCACAATCTTTAGAGGTTTCTGGACTAAAAGAAAGATTAAATACTAAGCTAATCATAGGTGAAAGCATCAGTCAGGTCAATCAATACATCCAATCCGAAAACGTGGATATTGGGTTTACCAGCCAGTCTGTTCTCTATTCCACCTATTTATCTTATCCCGGAACTTGGATACCTGTTCCTGACACACTTTATTCTCCCATTCGTCAGGGAATTGTACTGTTGAATCATGGCAAAAAAGAAAACCTTTCGAATTCAAAACAGTTTTATAAATTCATGTTTTCGGAAAGGGCAAAGGAAATCTTATCAAATTACGGATACAACGTCTCTCAATGA
- a CDS encoding VOC family protein, whose amino-acid sequence MKRVTGIGGIFYKSKDPQKAREWYGKHLGLVTNQYGSLFEFRQGNDPKKIGYLQWSPMGADTNYYDPSENEFMINYRVENLVELLKVLKEEGVEIVGQMEEYEYGKFAWIMDPEGHKIELWEPIDSVFTKEYNGQTTM is encoded by the coding sequence ATGAAAAGAGTAACTGGTATTGGCGGCATCTTTTATAAAAGTAAAGACCCACAAAAAGCAAGAGAATGGTACGGCAAACATTTAGGCTTGGTGACTAATCAGTATGGTTCGTTATTCGAATTCCGACAAGGGAATGACCCAAAAAAAATTGGTTACCTCCAATGGAGTCCGATGGGTGCGGATACAAATTATTATGACCCTTCTGAAAATGAGTTTATGATCAACTATCGGGTAGAAAACCTAGTGGAACTGTTAAAGGTTTTGAAAGAAGAAGGTGTGGAAATCGTGGGCCAAATGGAAGAATATGAATATGGCAAGTTTGCCTGGATCATGGACCCAGAAGGCCATAAAATAGAACTCTGGGAGCCTATTGACTCAGTCTTCACTAAAGAATATAATGGTCAGACCACCATGTAA
- the nqrF gene encoding NADH:ubiquinone reductase (Na(+)-transporting) subunit F, whose amino-acid sequence MSFIIFTSIVAFTLVILLLVFILLFAQSKLVQSGDVNLVINGDSANPVVASAGSTLLTTLSAQKIFLPSACGGGGTCAMCKCTVTDGGGDVLPTEVGHLSRTEQKENVRLACQVKVKQDMDIEIPEEIFGIKKWECEVISNYNVATFIKAFIVRLPEGENLDFEAGGYIQIDVPKVEVDFKDIDIAPDPNDPAGPDKFKEDWDKFGLWDLKMKNDEEVFRAYSMANHPAEGNIVMLTIRIATPPWDRAKNAWMDVNPGICSSYVFSRKPGDKVTISGPYGEFFIKETEAEMIYVGGGAGMAPMRSHLFHLFHTLKTGRKVTYWYGGRSKRELFYEEDFRQIEREFPNFQFEIVLSEPLPEDNWVEKKSIDDKEGDGFLGFVHDAVINHQLKAHESPEDIEFYFCGPPMMNQAVLKMCDDWGVPDENVSFDDFGG is encoded by the coding sequence ATGTCCTTTATCATATTTACGTCAATAGTTGCTTTTACGCTCGTAATCCTTCTATTGGTTTTTATCTTGCTTTTTGCACAATCAAAATTGGTACAATCAGGTGATGTAAACCTGGTAATCAACGGGGATTCGGCTAATCCAGTAGTTGCTTCAGCGGGCTCTACCTTATTGACTACATTGAGTGCACAAAAAATATTCTTACCATCTGCATGCGGTGGTGGTGGTACATGTGCCATGTGTAAATGTACAGTGACAGACGGAGGTGGTGATGTATTGCCAACAGAAGTAGGTCACTTGAGCAGAACGGAGCAAAAGGAAAATGTTCGTCTGGCTTGTCAGGTAAAAGTGAAGCAAGACATGGATATCGAGATTCCTGAAGAGATTTTCGGTATCAAGAAGTGGGAGTGTGAAGTGATCTCCAACTATAATGTGGCCACTTTCATTAAAGCATTTATCGTAAGGTTGCCTGAAGGTGAGAACCTTGATTTCGAAGCCGGTGGATACATCCAAATCGATGTACCAAAGGTAGAAGTTGATTTCAAAGATATTGACATAGCACCAGATCCTAACGATCCTGCTGGTCCAGACAAATTCAAAGAAGATTGGGATAAATTCGGTCTTTGGGATTTGAAAATGAAAAATGACGAGGAAGTGTTCAGAGCTTACTCGATGGCCAACCACCCTGCAGAAGGCAACATCGTGATGTTGACCATTCGTATTGCCACTCCACCTTGGGACAGAGCGAAAAATGCATGGATGGATGTAAACCCAGGAATCTGTTCTTCTTATGTATTCTCTAGAAAGCCAGGAGATAAAGTAACTATTTCTGGACCTTACGGTGAATTCTTCATCAAAGAGACTGAAGCAGAAATGATCTACGTAGGTGGTGGTGCTGGTATGGCGCCGATGAGGTCTCACTTATTCCACCTATTCCACACGTTGAAGACTGGTAGAAAAGTAACTTACTGGTACGGTGGTAGATCTAAGAGAGAATTATTCTACGAAGAGGATTTCAGACAGATCGAAAGAGAATTTCCGAACTTCCAATTTGAAATTGTATTGTCTGAACCATTACCAGAAGATAATTGGGTAGAGAAAAAATCAATCGATGACAAAGAAGGTGACGGTTTTCTAGGATTTGTACACGATGCGGTGATCAATCACCAGTTGAAAGCACATGAGTCACCTGAAGATATCGAATTCTACTTCTGTGGACCTCCGATGATGAATCAGGCCGTATTGAAGATGTGCGACGATTGGGGCGTACCAGATGAGAATGTATCATTTGATGATTTCGGTGGATAA
- a CDS encoding formimidoylglutamase — protein MDLKLYFDPVDQSLSNRRFSTDSFIQSVYLNEDKLPDIKLMDVAIIGLLETRGSGALNDTGVKLIRERLYGLKKGEGTCNVVDLGNLRNGPDLDETYKRIQSVCHYLMSKDILPILIGGSHDLDLGQYLAYQEEEKMVSILNVDSRFDLNDKTESDPNENHIHRIFTHEPNYLFNYSQLAHQSYLVNASATKVLQQLSFNPIRLGALRDDIKKMEPLVREADMLTFDLSAIQSIYCPGGNRSEIFGLTGEEACQIMWYAGMNDKLSSVGIYEYNPEKETAENPTAMVIATMLWYFIEGFKNRKDEKGFQTNDYMKYVVTMDAEPESIVFYKSRLSDKWWMEVPNATHIGIYDRHYIVPCDYSDYELATKGEVPERWINTYSKMT, from the coding sequence ATGGACTTGAAGCTCTATTTCGATCCTGTAGATCAAAGCCTATCCAATCGTAGATTTTCGACCGATTCTTTTATTCAATCTGTTTATCTCAACGAGGACAAATTGCCTGACATCAAACTGATGGATGTAGCTATTATAGGCTTGCTAGAAACTCGAGGAAGCGGTGCTTTGAATGATACAGGCGTAAAACTAATCCGAGAGCGACTATATGGCTTGAAGAAAGGAGAAGGCACATGCAATGTGGTGGATTTGGGCAATCTGAGAAATGGTCCTGATTTGGATGAAACTTATAAGCGAATTCAGTCTGTTTGCCATTACCTCATGTCCAAAGATATATTGCCAATATTGATTGGTGGATCACATGATTTGGACTTGGGTCAGTATCTGGCCTATCAGGAAGAGGAAAAGATGGTGAGTATTCTTAATGTAGATTCTCGCTTCGATCTGAATGACAAAACCGAGTCGGATCCGAATGAAAATCACATCCATCGTATTTTTACCCACGAGCCGAACTACTTATTCAACTATAGTCAGTTAGCCCATCAGTCTTATTTGGTGAATGCCTCTGCAACCAAAGTGCTACAGCAATTGAGTTTTAATCCCATTCGTTTAGGAGCCTTGAGAGATGACATCAAAAAAATGGAGCCATTGGTGAGGGAAGCGGATATGCTCACTTTTGATCTATCGGCTATCCAATCCATTTATTGCCCTGGAGGCAATAGGAGTGAAATATTTGGATTGACAGGTGAAGAAGCTTGCCAGATCATGTGGTATGCCGGTATGAATGATAAGTTGAGCTCAGTGGGCATCTATGAGTACAATCCTGAAAAGGAAACGGCTGAGAACCCAACGGCGATGGTGATTGCCACCATGCTTTGGTATTTTATAGAAGGATTCAAAAACAGGAAAGACGAAAAAGGGTTTCAGACCAACGACTATATGAAGTATGTCGTAACCATGGATGCTGAGCCAGAATCTATTGTGTTTTATAAAAGTAGGCTGTCAGACAAATGGTGGATGGAAGTCCCCAATGCTACGCACATTGGGATCTATGATCGACACTATATTGTGCCATGTGATTATTCGGACTATGAATTAGCTACTAAAGGAGAAGTGCCCGAGCGCTGGATTAATACCTATTCGAAAATGACTTAA
- a CDS encoding PspC domain-containing protein: MTRRLTRSSDKMLAGVCGGIANYFDLDPTLVRIGYVVLSICSVGFPGMLVYLILWLIMPDY, from the coding sequence ATGACTAGACGACTTACACGATCTTCTGACAAAATGCTAGCCGGCGTATGTGGCGGTATTGCTAACTATTTTGATTTGGACCCTACATTAGTGAGAATAGGATATGTAGTTCTTTCGATTTGTTCTGTTGGATTTCCAGGTATGCTCGTTTACTTGATTCTGTGGTTAATCATGCCTGACTATTAA
- a CDS encoding dipeptidase, whose amino-acid sequence MRKLLFTITLTSIFLYSCNKPKETTTPKATPDIRTQAETLAKKFIITDGHIDLPYKLAEEGYMAKGTIPDLSGEIDGNFDYIKSKKGGLDVPFMSIYLPASLQKTSGASKVLADSLISMVEQIVDTYPAHFALAGSPAEAIQNFEKGLISLPMGMENGSGIEDNIENVKYFYDRGIRYVTLTHSKNNLICDSSYDPTRKWNGLSPFGREVVKEMNAQGIMVDIAHVSDSTFYQVMEMTDVPCIASHSSVRQFTPGFERNMSDDMIKLLAKKNGVIQINFGSTFLLQKSRQLYDTAKMALKEYKAQNPNASDSAITAFSNQWLIDNDFFADVKDAADHIDYVVKLVGVDYVGLGSDFDGVGNSLPNRLKTAADYPKLIEELLNRGYSEEDIEKICYKNVFRVWDAVLKAAGKS is encoded by the coding sequence ATGAGAAAATTACTATTTACAATCACCCTCACCTCCATCTTCCTATACAGTTGTAACAAGCCAAAAGAAACCACAACTCCAAAGGCTACGCCCGATATCAGAACACAAGCTGAAACGTTAGCCAAAAAGTTTATTATTACTGATGGCCATATCGACTTGCCATACAAACTTGCAGAAGAAGGTTATATGGCAAAAGGCACAATTCCAGATTTGTCAGGAGAAATCGATGGTAATTTTGACTATATCAAGTCGAAAAAAGGTGGATTAGATGTGCCTTTTATGTCGATCTATTTACCTGCATCATTACAAAAAACTTCTGGTGCTTCTAAAGTCTTGGCTGACTCACTCATTAGCATGGTAGAGCAAATTGTTGATACTTACCCCGCTCATTTCGCTCTAGCTGGGAGTCCAGCAGAAGCTATTCAAAACTTTGAAAAGGGCCTAATTTCCCTTCCTATGGGTATGGAAAATGGATCAGGCATAGAAGACAACATTGAAAATGTGAAATACTTCTATGACCGTGGTATCAGATATGTGACATTGACGCATTCGAAGAATAATCTAATCTGCGATTCTTCTTACGACCCTACAAGAAAGTGGAATGGTCTAAGTCCTTTTGGAAGAGAAGTAGTAAAAGAAATGAATGCCCAAGGCATCATGGTTGATATTGCCCATGTCTCAGATAGCACCTTCTATCAGGTAATGGAAATGACCGATGTGCCTTGTATTGCCTCACACTCTTCGGTCAGACAATTCACTCCTGGATTCGAAAGAAACATGAGCGATGATATGATCAAGTTGCTGGCTAAAAAGAATGGGGTAATCCAAATCAACTTTGGTTCTACTTTCTTATTACAAAAATCACGTCAATTGTATGATACGGCTAAAATGGCACTCAAGGAGTACAAAGCACAAAATCCAAATGCCAGCGATTCCGCCATTACAGCTTTCAGCAACCAGTGGCTGATAGATAACGATTTCTTTGCGGATGTAAAAGATGCTGCAGATCACATCGATTACGTTGTAAAGCTAGTAGGAGTAGATTATGTTGGACTGGGGTCAGATTTCGATGGTGTAGGCAATTCACTACCTAACCGATTGAAAACTGCAGCAGACTATCCTAAACTGATCGAAGAATTACTCAACAGAGGGTACTCAGAAGAAGATATTGAAAAGATCTGTTACAAGAATGTATTCCGCGTTTGGGATGCTGTACTAAAAGCGGCAGGAAAGAGCTAA
- a CDS encoding ABC-F family ATP-binding cassette domain-containing protein, with amino-acid sequence MPPIALSVEKLTKSFNDKQLFENITFGIEQGQKVALVGVNGCGKSTLLNIVAKQISPDEGVVSFARDLKVSILDQAPDLSGYNTVLDSITEGDHPEAKVLSEYWKLIEKPDPSDKDQERMQELIEKIDSLNAWDYEHRLKEVLGKLGINDLNQSIKDMSGGQQKRIALAKALLDEPDFLILDEPTNHLDLDIIEWMEEYLSSQNLAILMVTHDRYFLDKVCNMILEMDQGQIFKYNGNYSNFLEKKSEREEVQQQAKDKARNLLSKELEWMRRQPKARGTKAKYRIDAFYETKEKANVDLRKSEMEIKISGKRQGKKILELDKVSKSFGDKDIFANFSHIFTRGEKVGVVGKNGTGKSTFLNVLTGVLAPDAGTIDKGLNTSFGYYTQDTIQEDGGKTVIEAIQEIAEVITLEDGSTVTASQLLNQFLFPPKSQYSHISKLSGGEKRRLQLLKVLMANPNFLILDEPTNDLDIVTLNILEDYLDNFGGCLLIVSHDRYFMDKLVDHLFVLDETPSIRDFHGNYTDYRLEPPKSKTSAKAPVSPTKEEPKQKSENQRKLTYKEKQEFESIEKEMPKLEARKEELAGLLNSGETDHVQLTEWSTEVERIVEKLDELEMRWLELSEIS; translated from the coding sequence ATGCCTCCAATTGCACTTTCTGTCGAAAAATTAACCAAGAGTTTTAACGACAAGCAACTTTTTGAAAACATTACATTTGGGATAGAACAAGGTCAAAAGGTAGCCTTGGTTGGTGTAAACGGATGCGGTAAATCCACGCTGCTGAATATAGTGGCTAAACAGATTAGCCCTGATGAAGGAGTAGTCTCCTTTGCCAGGGATTTGAAAGTTTCCATCTTAGATCAAGCCCCAGATTTGAGTGGCTACAACACCGTTCTGGATTCTATTACTGAGGGCGACCATCCTGAAGCAAAAGTGCTCAGTGAATATTGGAAACTCATAGAAAAACCCGACCCATCGGACAAAGATCAGGAGCGCATGCAGGAGTTGATTGAAAAGATTGACAGTCTGAATGCCTGGGATTATGAACATCGACTCAAAGAAGTCCTAGGGAAATTGGGCATCAATGACCTTAATCAATCAATCAAGGACATGTCAGGAGGGCAGCAAAAGCGAATTGCACTCGCTAAAGCACTTCTCGACGAGCCTGATTTTCTCATACTCGATGAGCCAACCAACCACCTGGATCTGGATATTATAGAATGGATGGAGGAGTATCTTTCTTCTCAAAATCTAGCCATTCTAATGGTGACTCACGATAGATACTTCTTGGATAAAGTATGTAATATGATCCTCGAAATGGATCAGGGTCAAATCTTCAAATACAACGGCAACTATAGTAATTTCTTAGAAAAAAAATCCGAAAGAGAAGAAGTACAACAACAAGCCAAAGACAAAGCCAGAAACCTCCTATCCAAAGAGCTAGAATGGATGCGTCGCCAGCCGAAGGCACGGGGTACTAAAGCCAAATATAGGATTGACGCTTTCTACGAAACGAAAGAAAAAGCCAATGTAGATCTCCGGAAGTCCGAAATGGAGATCAAAATTAGTGGCAAACGACAAGGGAAGAAAATATTGGAACTTGACAAGGTTTCGAAGTCATTTGGTGACAAAGACATTTTTGCAAACTTCTCTCACATTTTTACTCGAGGTGAAAAAGTAGGTGTCGTTGGGAAAAATGGCACTGGAAAATCTACCTTTCTCAACGTACTTACCGGTGTATTAGCACCTGATGCCGGTACCATCGACAAAGGGCTTAATACTTCTTTTGGCTATTATACTCAGGACACCATTCAAGAGGATGGTGGAAAAACCGTCATCGAGGCGATCCAGGAAATTGCTGAAGTGATAACATTGGAAGACGGCAGTACAGTGACAGCTTCTCAGTTGCTTAATCAATTTTTATTTCCACCTAAATCTCAATATTCACATATTTCGAAATTAAGCGGTGGGGAGAAAAGAAGACTACAACTATTGAAGGTCTTGATGGCCAATCCCAATTTTCTGATTCTGGATGAACCTACCAATGACCTGGATATTGTCACGCTTAATATACTAGAAGACTATTTAGATAATTTTGGTGGTTGCCTACTGATCGTGTCTCACGACAGATACTTTATGGACAAGCTGGTGGATCACCTATTTGTATTGGATGAAACACCTTCCATCCGAGATTTCCATGGCAACTATACTGACTATCGTTTAGAGCCTCCTAAATCTAAAACAAGCGCTAAGGCCCCGGTTTCACCGACTAAAGAGGAGCCGAAACAAAAAAGCGAAAACCAAAGGAAACTTACTTACAAAGAGAAACAGGAGTTTGAATCCATTGAAAAAGAAATGCCCAAACTGGAGGCAAGAAAAGAAGAATTAGCTGGGCTATTGAACTCGGGAGAAACTGATCATGTTCAGCTCACCGAATGGTCTACCGAAGTAGAGCGGATCGTGGAGAAACTCGATGAATTAGAGATGCGCTGGTTGGAATTATCAGAAATCAGTTGA
- a CDS encoding outer membrane beta-barrel protein, translating into MKKTLAIILLALGVSTVSMAQDYKPFQLYFGLGFASPGAGGVGVLVDFEPSYRINDQIAVGFRLESAAMAKEVTVGVDSEISAVGSYTLNGRYYFGDSNFRPYVGAGFGLYSLGTVEADIDGGDVEADFGTKFGFYPRIGFDFGHFNMNLDYNLIPKYDENGADVKNSYLGIRIGFFLFGGKN; encoded by the coding sequence ATGAAAAAAACATTAGCGATTATTTTATTAGCTCTTGGCGTGTCTACTGTAAGTATGGCTCAAGACTATAAGCCATTTCAGTTGTACTTTGGACTAGGCTTTGCATCTCCTGGAGCAGGAGGAGTTGGGGTATTGGTGGATTTTGAGCCATCATATAGAATAAATGATCAAATAGCAGTTGGTTTTAGACTCGAATCAGCGGCAATGGCAAAGGAAGTAACTGTCGGGGTTGATTCAGAGATATCAGCGGTCGGTTCATATACACTAAATGGCCGATATTATTTTGGCGATAGTAATTTCAGGCCATACGTTGGTGCCGGTTTCGGATTATACTCCTTGGGAACAGTGGAAGCTGATATAGATGGAGGTGATGTTGAGGCAGATTTTGGAACAAAATTTGGATTCTATCCGAGGATTGGATTTGATTTTGGTCATTTCAATATGAACTTGGATTATAACCTGATTCCAAAATATGACGAAAATGGAGCTGATGTGAAGAATAGCTATTTAGGCATCAGAATTGGCTTCTTCCTTTTTGGAGGAAAGAACTAA
- a CDS encoding uridine kinase — translation MATPYIVGITGGSASGKTLLLNELKKSFSEEELCIVSQDNYYRPRHEQPVDKNGVQNFDKPESIDQQAFAEDVAKLKRGETVTRQEYTFNNPKVEPKMLTFNPSSIIVVEGIFVFYLKEVVASLDLKVFVDAKDFLMLKRRILRDAKERGYDLDDVLYRFDKHVMPTYKKFIKPFKQDADIIIPNNNDSLKNGLGVLVGFLRSKID, via the coding sequence ATGGCCACACCCTATATCGTTGGGATCACAGGCGGAAGCGCTTCCGGAAAAACATTGTTGCTCAATGAATTGAAAAAGTCTTTTAGTGAAGAGGAACTCTGCATTGTCTCTCAAGACAACTATTATCGTCCGAGACATGAGCAACCGGTGGATAAAAATGGTGTTCAAAACTTTGATAAACCAGAATCCATTGACCAACAAGCCTTTGCTGAAGATGTGGCTAAATTGAAGCGAGGAGAAACCGTTACACGTCAGGAATACACTTTTAACAACCCTAAGGTAGAGCCCAAAATGCTCACCTTTAATCCTTCCTCTATCATAGTGGTAGAAGGTATTTTTGTATTCTATCTCAAAGAAGTTGTGGCTTCTTTGGACTTGAAAGTATTCGTGGATGCCAAAGATTTCTTGATGCTAAAGCGCAGAATCCTGAGGGATGCAAAAGAAAGAGGCTATGATTTGGATGATGTGCTGTATCGCTTTGATAAGCATGTTATGCCCACCTATAAGAAATTTATCAAGCCATTTAAGCAAGATGCCGATATAATTATTCCAAATAATAACGACTCGCTAAAGAATGGTTTAGGTGTGTTGGTTGGATTTTTAAGAAGTAAAATCGATTAG
- a CDS encoding PAS domain-containing sensor histidine kinase yields MQQKYLIAQLENTNDRLWSYDSNLVCTYVNQNMADDYERAFGYKLEAGMNVLHNVPEPIYSIWFDRYKKALKGEKFTVVDRFEIEGVPEYVEVSFNPVFENGEILCVACSSKDISVGKRAEMRVQESEANLFAQIENTTDSIWSVSDQYAIVTMNSVFKREFDRVFRCDLKLGDIIIDYLPEPHRTIWKERYDRALGGEKFEIVETHEFEEPAVHISIAYNPVLVEEKIVGVACFTRDITALKTSEVELKNALQSRDKLFSVIAHDLRGPIANILQLTKLLKMQKGDIEVHQNALNLLANSSSSVYRLLDNLLNWALSQQGVIELNPENYTLRDLVHSAIEAYQINANLKKLKVKVGINEDIKVYADKSIFSSVVANLFNNAIKYTSEGGTISLEAMPNGEAVVVQIKDTGIGMSQEQIELILQKNSLKSTLGTKHEKGTGLGLVLSKEFIKLNKGKFNIKSEEGKGSIFEFTLPKGS; encoded by the coding sequence ATGCAGCAAAAATATTTAATCGCCCAACTGGAAAATACTAATGATCGGTTGTGGTCTTATGACTCTAATCTGGTCTGTACATACGTCAACCAGAACATGGCTGATGACTATGAGCGCGCCTTTGGGTATAAGCTTGAAGCTGGAATGAATGTCTTACACAATGTTCCGGAGCCTATCTATTCTATCTGGTTTGATCGCTATAAAAAGGCACTGAAAGGTGAGAAATTCACAGTAGTGGATCGATTTGAAATAGAGGGAGTACCAGAGTACGTTGAGGTTTCCTTCAATCCTGTTTTTGAAAACGGAGAAATACTCTGTGTGGCCTGTTCGTCTAAGGATATATCGGTTGGTAAACGCGCAGAAATGCGAGTTCAAGAAAGCGAGGCCAATTTATTTGCGCAGATAGAAAATACCACAGATAGTATATGGTCAGTCAGCGATCAATATGCGATTGTGACTATGAATTCCGTTTTTAAGCGAGAATTTGATAGGGTCTTTAGATGTGACCTCAAATTGGGAGATATAATTATCGATTATCTACCTGAGCCTCATCGCACCATTTGGAAGGAACGATATGATCGGGCCTTAGGAGGTGAGAAGTTTGAGATAGTGGAAACTCATGAATTTGAAGAGCCCGCAGTTCATATTTCAATTGCTTACAATCCAGTGCTTGTCGAAGAAAAAATAGTTGGGGTGGCTTGTTTTACGCGAGACATCACTGCATTGAAAACTTCCGAGGTCGAACTGAAAAACGCATTACAATCAAGAGATAAGCTATTTTCAGTAATTGCTCATGATCTTCGGGGGCCCATTGCAAACATTCTTCAGCTTACCAAATTGCTCAAGATGCAAAAGGGAGATATTGAAGTTCATCAAAATGCCCTCAATTTACTGGCTAACTCTTCATCAAGTGTTTATCGATTATTGGATAATCTGCTGAATTGGGCTTTATCACAACAAGGAGTCATTGAATTGAATCCTGAAAATTACACTTTGCGGGACTTAGTACATTCAGCAATCGAGGCGTATCAAATTAATGCTAACCTGAAGAAATTAAAGGTTAAAGTAGGAATTAATGAGGATATAAAAGTGTATGCCGACAAGTCCATTTTTAGTAGTGTAGTGGCCAATCTGTTTAATAATGCAATTAAATACACTAGCGAAGGGGGGACGATTAGTCTTGAGGCCATGCCTAACGGAGAGGCCGTGGTGGTTCAAATTAAGGACACGGGAATTGGAATGTCGCAAGAGCAGATTGAGTTGATTCTTCAAAAAAACTCGTTGAAATCTACTTTAGGAACCAAACATGAAAAGGGCACAGGATTAGGCTTAGTCCTATCCAAAGAATTTATAAAACTCAACAAGGGAAAATTTAATATCAAAAGTGAAGAGGGTAAAGGCTCCATTTTTGAATTTACCCTCCCCAAAGGCTCATGA
- a CDS encoding YebC/PmpR family DNA-binding transcriptional regulator, with translation MGRAFEFRKARKLKRWGAMSRTFTRIGKDIVIAVKAGGPDPNTNSRLRAVMQNAKAANMPKDNIERAIKRASDKAQGDFKETLFEGYAPHGIAVLVETATDNNNRTVANVRSYFTKCDGNLGTSGSVEFMFEHQCNFRLNKETLDLDAEELELELIDFGAEEVFDDEDGMMVYGGFADFGSLQKYFEENNIEILSSGFERIPTTTKELSEEQQEDVNKLLEKLEEDDDVQNVFHTMA, from the coding sequence ATGGGAAGAGCATTTGAATTTAGAAAAGCACGAAAACTGAAGCGATGGGGAGCCATGTCACGGACATTCACGCGAATTGGAAAAGACATTGTAATAGCTGTAAAAGCTGGTGGTCCTGACCCAAATACCAACTCACGTCTTCGTGCGGTCATGCAAAATGCCAAAGCCGCCAATATGCCCAAGGATAATATTGAGCGCGCCATCAAACGAGCTTCTGACAAGGCTCAAGGTGATTTCAAAGAAACACTCTTTGAAGGCTACGCACCTCACGGTATTGCCGTATTGGTAGAAACCGCGACCGACAACAATAATAGAACAGTGGCTAATGTGAGAAGCTATTTCACCAAATGTGATGGTAATTTAGGTACATCTGGTTCTGTTGAGTTCATGTTTGAGCATCAGTGCAACTTCCGGTTGAATAAAGAAACTTTGGACTTGGATGCCGAAGAATTGGAACTTGAACTGATCGACTTTGGCGCCGAGGAAGTTTTTGACGACGAGGATGGCATGATGGTATATGGAGGTTTCGCAGACTTCGGTTCATTGCAGAAGTACTTTGAAGAAAACAACATTGAAATTTTATCTTCTGGCTTTGAAAGAATCCCTACCACAACCAAAGAACTGAGCGAAGAGCAGCAAGAAGATGTAAACAAGCTATTGGAAAAATTAGAGGAGGATGATGACGTGCAAAATGTCTTTCACACCATGGCTTAA